In Bradyrhizobium sp. 170, the DNA window CCGTGGGAGCGTTCTCCGCAAAGCTCCCCGCAGGTCCAGGGGCAGTCTGATGACGCCGACCTGGAAATGCGGATCCAGCGGTTGGAAACCCAACTCCGGCAACTGACCGGCCAGAACGAGGAGTTGCAATACCGCAACCGGCAGCTCGAGGATCGGCTGCGCCAGCTCGGCGCCGCGCCGCCGGCGCCAGGCGGCCAGCCGCCGACGGCGCAGCCCAGCGTGGCCGCGGCGCCGCCTCCAGTTCAACCCGGCCCGCCGCAGGGGCAACAGGGCTATCCGCAACAAGGTTATCCGCAGCAGGGGGCTCGCCAGCAGCAGGGCTATCCGCAGGCCCAACCCGGCTACGACCAGCAGCCGCAGATCGCCTCTCCCGCGCCGATCGCACAGGACCCGGCAGCCCCGCAGGCCGGTGGCCGGCGCCGTGGCGATGCCTTCGATCCCAGCCAGAATCCCAACGCCCCCGGCGCGCCGCGTGCGCTTGGCGGCGGCCAGATGCCGATCGGAAACGAGGCGTCGATCGGCGCGCCGAGCGGACGCGGTCCGGGCGAGCCGCTCAATCTCGGCGGTCCGCGCGATCCCGGAGGCGCCTTTCCGCCGCCCGTCGCCGCCGCACCGCCACCGCGCGGCCCCGGACCCGGCGCCAGCGCCGCGCTGACCACACTGCCGCCCTCGGCCACGTCGAAGGACGAATTCGATCTCGGCATCGGCTACATGCAGCGCAAGGACTATGCGCTGGCCGAAGCGACGATGAAGAACTTTGCGCAGAAATATCCGAGCGATCCGCTGGTCGCGGATTCGCAATACTGGCTCGGCGAGAGTCATTTCCAGCGCCAGCAATATCGCGACGCCGCCGAGGCGTTCCTCGGCGTGACCACCAAGTTCGACAAGTCGGGCAAGGCGCCCGACGCGCTGCTGCGGCTCGGCCAGTCGCTGGCGGCGCTGAAGGAAAAGGAAGCCGCCTGCGCAGCGCTCGGCGAGGTGACGCGGAAATATCCGCGCGCATCTGCCGGCGTGAAGGCTGCCGTGGACCGTGAGCAAAAGCGGGTTAAGTGCTGATCTGCCGTGTCGACGATTGGTACTGATTTCTCTTGCGGCCCATGGTGGACCGCAAGAGCCTATCGCAGCGATCTATTCCGCCTGCTCGATCGCAGCCGGCATTCTTGCCACTGACATCAGTGATCGCGCCACCTGGTTGAGAAGCTGATCCGAGTTCTCCTCTTCGGCCAGCGACTTCGACAACAGAGCGACGACCGCGCTGTGGCGCAGTTGCTGGGCGATATTTTTCGCAGTCGTATAGGCCGACATCTCGTAATGTTCGACACGTTGCGCCGCGCCGATCAGCGCGAGATCGGCCGCGGCGTCTTCCTTTTTCTCGCCTTCGGCCATGACCTCCTGGCCTTCCTCGATCAACCCCATCATTCCCTTGCACGGTTTCGCGCGGGCTGTCTTGCCGAGTAGATCGAAGCACTCGTTGATGCGCTCGACCTGGTTTTCGGTCTCGACCAGATGCTGCTCGAACAGCTCGCGCAGCTGATCGAAGCGCGCCGCCTCGGCCATTTTCGGCAGCGCCTTGGTCAGTTGCTTTTCCGCATGCAGGATGTCGCGGAGCTCATCGATCAACAGATCGTTCAGCCCGGCCTCGTCGGCCGGCGGCGAGCTTTCCGTGACGATGGCGCTGGCGGCGCCCTGTTCGGCCTGAATGGCCGGCGATTCCGTGAATACCCAGCCGTTGCCTTCGTTCCAGGGCCCGCGGGTGTCGATCTCGCCATGCTCACCGGTTCCGGTGGAATCGTTGAAGAACTGGTCGACCAATCCCGGCGTCGGTGCGATGCGGCCGATGCTGAAGGCCGGCTTGCTCATGCTCTCGAGCGCCAGCGAGAACGCCTTCATGTGGGTGATTTCCCGGGTCATCAGGAACTGCAGGGCGTCCTTGGTGCCGGCGTCATCGCAGAAATTGATCAGCCGCTCGTAGACGATCTTGGCCCGCGCCTCGGCCGCGATGTTGCTGCGCAGGTCGACGTCGAGTTCGCCTGTTACCTTGAGGTAATCGGCCGTCCAGGCGTTGCCTTGCGAATTGAACAGATTTACCCCGCCACCACCTGCAATGGCGACGAGCGGATCGGCTTCGGCCGCTTGGCGGTCGAACTTCATGGGCTTGAGGTGCATGCGCGCCAGCGTGCCGACGATTTCAAGATGACTCAGTTCCTCGGTGCCGATGTCCATCAAGAGATCCTTGCGGTCCGGATCCTCGCAATTGAGCCCCTGTATCGAATACTGCATAGCGGCCGCCAATTCGCCATTGGCGCCGCCGAACTGTTCAAGCAGCATATTGCCAAAGCGCGGGTCGGGTTCATCGACGCGGACGGTGAACATCAATTTCTTGACGTGGTGATACATGGGATGGCCTCGAAGGTTGGGATGATGAGTCCCCGAACGGCACGCTCCGTGCTTTGTTCCTAACTAAACCGTGTGGGGCATAGGCCGTGCTCCGGCTCAATCGGAACTGGTCTCATGCAGCGGTTGATGGGGTGGCCTGCGTCTTGCGATCGTCGGCGGATGGCTCCAAACATAGGCGTTCCCATTGCGCCGGCCGAGCCATGCCCGATCCTGACCAGTCCCCGATCTCGGTGCCGCAAGCGAAAGCTCTGTTCGCACAGTGGAAGGCCGCGCCCGCGCTCGTGCTGGCGGTATCCGGTGGTCCCGATTCCCTTGCCCTGATGTGGCTCGCCGCCCGCTGGCGCCGTGCGCTTTCGCGCGGGCCGCGATTGATCGCCGTCACCGTCGACCACGGTTTGCGCCCCGAGGCCGCACGCGAGGCGCGCGACGTCAAGCGCATCGCGCGTACGCTCGATCTACCCCATCGAACGTTACGCTGGACCGGGACCAAGCCGAAGACCGGCTTGCCGGCCGCAGCCCGCGCGGCGCGCTATCGGCTGCTGGCGAAAGCCGCGCAGGCGAGCGGCGCGACGCACATCCTGACCGCGCATACCCGTGACGACCAGGCCGAGACGCTGTTGATGCGGATGCTGCGCGGCAGCGGCATCGCCGGTCTCGCCGCGATGGCGCGCGAGACCGAGCGCGAGGGCGTGTGGCTGGCGCGGCCGTTGCTCGACGTTCCGAAATCCCGGCTCGTTGCGACGCTGGGCAAGGCGAAGATCGCCTTTGCCGACGATCCCACCAATCGGGACATGAACTTCACGCGGCCGCGGCTGCGCGCGTTGATGCCTGCGCTGGTCGAGGAGGGCGGCGACAGCCGAAACCTGGCGCGGCTGGCAACAAGGCTGGCACGGGCGAATGCCGCGATTGAAGTGCTGGCCGACGGCGCCGAGCGCTATCTCGCCTTGAGAGATCGCGATGATGCCTCGCGCTTCGGATTCGATGCCGCCGCGTTTGCCGGTCTGCCAGAGGAAATCCGGCTTCGGCTGCTCAAGCGCGCAATTGACCGGGCCGGTCACGAAGGGCCCGCGGAACTCGGCAAGGTCGAAGCGCTGCTGGCGGTGCTGGACCGGGCCATTGCGAATGGCGAGAGGCAGACAAGGCTGAAACAGACGCTGGCGGGGGCGGCGATCAGCTTGACGAAGGGGCGAATTCATGTCGATTCAGCACCGCCGCGGAGGGGCAACCGGGCGTGAGAAGCGTTCTCATACCGCAATATCAGCGATATCGGGACGAAGAGCCTTAACCACCTCGGAAAAACCTCGGCTTTTGCGTCATTTTTTGACCGGGAATCGCGTTAAGATGCGTTAAATAGTCCCGTGTGGTTCCCTTGGCATTGACCCGGACGCCACCTAGATTGGGTGCAGTGGACCGGGGATTCTCGCCTCACTACCCAAGGAATACTCAAGGGTTTACTGCCAAGGATATAGGGCCGCGATCCGCGCGACCACGAAGGAAGATCAATGAACGCCAATCTGCGCAACTTCGCCCTCTGGGTCATCATTGTTTTGCTGCTGTTGGCATTGTTCACGCTTTTCCAGAATCCCGGTCAGCGCACGTCCTCGCAGGACATCTCGTTTTCGCAGCTGTTGAGCGAGGTCGATCAGAACCGCGTTCGCGACGTCGTGATCCAGGGGCCGGATATCCACGGCACCTTCACCAACGGCTCCTCTTTCCAGACCTATGCGCCGAACGATCCGACGCTGGTGAAGCGCCTCTATGACGGCAAGGTCTCGATCACCGCGAAGCCGCCCGGCGACAACGTGCCGTGGTTCGTCTCGCTGCTCGTCTCCTGGTTGCCCTTCATCGCGCTGATCGGCGTGTGGATCTTCCTGTCGCGCCAGATGCAGGGCGGCGCCGGCAAGGCGATGGGCTTTGGCAAGTCGCGCGCCAAGATGCTGACGGAGGCCCATGGCCGCGTCACCTTCGAGGACGTAGCTGGCGTCGACGAGGCCAAGCAGGACCTGCAGGAGATCGTCGAGTTCCTGCGCGACCCCGGCAAATTCCAGCGTCTGGGCGGACGGATTCCGCGCGGCGTGCTGCTGGTCGGCCCTCCCGGCACGGGCAAAACCTTGATCGCGCGTGCGGTCGCGGGCGAAGCCAACGTGCCGTTTTTCACCATTTCGGGTTCGGACTTCGTCGAAATGTTCGTCGGCGTCGGCGCCAGCCGCGTCCGTGACATGTTCGAGCAGGCCAAGAAGAATGCGCCCTGCATCATCTTCATCGACGAAATCGACGCGGTCGGCCGTCATCGCGGCGCCGGTCTCGGCGGCGGCAATGACGAGCGCGAACAGACGCTCAACCAGTTGCTGGTCGAGATGGACGGCTTCGAGGCCAACGAGGGCGTGATCCTGATCGCGGCGACCAACCGTCCCGACGTGCTCGATCCCGCGCTGCTGCGTCCCGGCCGCTTCGACCGTCAGGTCGTGGTGCCGAACCCTGACGTCGTCGGCCGCGAGCAGATCCTGAAGGTTCACGTCCGCAAGGTGCCGCTGGCGCCGGATATCAACCTCAAGACCATCGCGCGCGGTACGCCGGGCTTCTCCGGCGCCGACCTGATGAACCTCGTCAACGAGGCCGCGCTGACCGCCGCCCGCCGTAACAAGCGGATGGTGACGCAGGCCGAGTTCGAGGAAGCCAAGGACAAGGTGATGATGGGCGCCGAGCGCAAGTCGCTCGTCATGACCGAGGAAGAGAAGCTGCTGACGGCTTTTCACGAGGGCGGCCACGCCATCGTAGGCCTCAACGTCGTCGCGACCGATCCGATCCACAAGGCCACGATCATTCCGCGCGGCCGCGCGCTCGGCATGGTGATGCAACTGCCCGAGCGCGACAAGCTGTCGATGTCGCTCGAGCAGATGACGTCGCGGCTGGCGATCATGATGGGCGGCCGTGTCGCGGAAGAGCTGGTTTTCGGCAAGGAGAAGGTTACGTCCGGCGCCTCTTCGGATATCGAGCAGGCAACGCGACTGGCGCGCATGATGGTAACGCGCTGGGGTCTGTCTGAAGCCCTTGGCACCGTGTCCTACGGCGAAAACCAGGACGAGGTGTTTCTGGGCATGTCGGTATCCCGCACCCAGAACGCATCGGAAGCCACGGTTCAGAAGATTGACACCGAGATCCGGCGCTTTGTCGAAGAGGGCTACAACGAAGCAACCCGAATCCTCACCGAGAAGCGCGAAGACCTCGAAACCCTGGCAAAGGGCCTGCTCGAGTTCGAGACGCTGAGCGGCGACGAGATTCAGGACCTGCTCAACGGCAAGAAGCCCAACCGCGAGTCGGTGCTGGAGCCGAGCACGCCGCGCGCCTCCGCCGTGCCGCCGGCCGGCAAGCCGCGCCCGCGTCCCGATCCCGACCCGGGGCTGGAGCCGCAGCCGCAGGCGTAAGCTGGCAGCATTCGAATAGAGAAACGCGGCGGAAACGCCGCGTTTTTTTATGTCGGCGATGTCATCGTTAGCCATGGCGTGGCTCGGCACACCATGGCACGTGTGCGCCACAAGAGAGAGCGTCGGCCGAGCCGCGCCTGTCGCGCCCATCGGCCCAAGCGCCCGTACATGGGAGATGAGTTATGCCTTCGCCGGGGCGCCGAGATGCACGGCCAGGATATGCTCCGGCGTCTCTACCACTTCGATCGTCTCCCCGTCGCCGCCGACAAAGGCAAGAACGGTGCACTCGCCGTCGCGTGACATGCTGCCGACGAGCGCGATATTGATATGGACGGGCTGCCCCGTCTCGAACCTCGTGCATTGAATCCAGAAGCGCATCGCATTCTCCTCGATCTTTCGCGGTGATCATAAGGACAGTTGTAGGGTGGGCAAAGCGAAGCGTGCCCACCATCTTGCGGAGTGCAGATGGTGGGCACGGCGCAAAGTGCGCCTTTGCCCACCCTACGCAGCTCCTGTGCTACGCCAGCGCCCGCAATTCGCGAGCCGCCGCCACCATGTTGACGAGCGCGGGCCGCACCTCTTCCCATTTGCGGGTCTTCAATCCGCAATCCGGATTGATCCAGATCTGGGCGTCGGAAAGCCGCGCTCGCGCGAGCTTGAGCAGGCCGGTCATCTCGCCGATCTCGGGTACCCGCGGCGAGTGGATGTCGTAGACGCCGGGGCCGATTTCGTTCGGATAGCGGTAGTCCCTGAACGCGTCGAGTAATTCCATCTTCGAGCGCGAGGTCTCGATTGAAATCACGTCAGCGTCCATCGCGCCGATCGCGCCGATGATGTCGTTGAACTCCGAGTAGCACATATGGGTGTGGATCTGCGTCTCGTCGCGCACGCCGGACGAGCAGAGGCGGAAGGCGTCGACGGCCCAGTCCAGATAGGCCTTCCATTCGGATTTGCGCAGCGGCAAGCCTTCCCGCAGCGCCGCCTCGTCGATCTGGATCATGCCGGCGCCGGCAGCCTCGAGATCGGCGACCTCGTCGCGGATCGCGAGCGCGATCTGCCGGCAGGTCTCGCTGCGGGCGATGTCGTCGCGCACGAACGACCAGTTCAGGATGGTGACGGGGCCGGTCAGCATTGCCTTCATCGGCTTTTTCGTCAGTGACTGGGCATACTGCCACCACTCGACCGTCATCGGCTTCGGGCGCGAGACGTCACCGAACAAAACCGGCGGACGGACGTAGCGCGATCCGTAGGATTGCACCCAGCCATGGGTGGTGAAGGCGAAGCCCGCGAGCTGCTCGCCGAAGTACTGCACCATGTCGTTGCGCTCGAACTCGCCATGCACGAGCACGTCGAGACCGATGGTTTCCTGCCACTCTACCGCCTGGGCCGTCTGGTCCTGCAAATAAACCTTGTAGACTTCATCCGTCAGCGTACCGCTGGCGTGCGCGGCGCGCGCTTTCCTGACTTCGGGCGTCTGCGGAAACGAGCCGATGGTCGTGGTCGGGAAAGCCGGCAGGTTGAAGCGCTCGTGCTGAACGCCGGCGCGGTCGGCGAAGGGGCTGGCGCGGCGGCGCATGGCGTCATCGATGCCGGCGATGCGCGCCGCCACCTTCGCATTGTGAATCCGCGGCGAGGCCTTGCGGGCGGCGGCTGCCTGGTCCGAAGCTTTCAGGCTGGCCTCGACCGCTCCGCGTCCACCGGCGAGCGCCGTCCCGAGCGTCGTCAGCTCCTCGAGCTTCTGTACCGAGAACGCCAGCCAGCTTGTGACTTCGGAATCGAGCCCCGTTTCCAGCGCCAGATCGATCGGGACATGCAGTAGCGAGCAGGAGGGTGCGATCTGCACACGCTCCCTGCCGCGTTTCGCGATCACGGGCGCGAGCCGGTCGAGGATCCGGCTCAAATCCGCGCGCCAGATGTTTCGGCCATCGATGATGCCGAGCGACAGCACGCGGTCATCCGGAAAATCGGCGAGGCCGTCGATCTGTTCAGGCGCGCGTACCAGGTCGAGATGCAGGCCGGCGATGGGCAGCGCCAGCGCGGTGTCGCGGTTGCCGGCCAGCCCGCCGAAATAGGTCGCGAGCATGATCTTGAGCTGCGGCACCGCGTTGGCGATCTCTGTATAGGCGTAACGCAGTGCCTGCTGGGCGACGATGTCGAGGTCGAGCACGAGGCATGGCTCGTCGATCTGCACCCATTCAGCGCCCCGGTAGGCCAGTTCGCGCAGCACGTCGATGTAGACCGGCAGCAGCCGGTCGAGCAGCGACAGTGGATTGAAGCTGGCGTCCTTGCTTTTTGCCAGCTTGAGAAACGTGACCGGGCCGACGAGCACGGGGCGGGTCTGATAGCCCAGCGCCTTGGCTTCGTCGTATTCCTCGATCGGTTTGCGAGAGGCGAGGGTGAACTGCTGATCCTTCGTCAGTTCAGGCACCATGTAGTGGTAGTTGGTGTCGAACCATTTTGTCATTTCCTGCGCGGGCACGCCGTGCGCGGCGTCGTGCCCGTGATGCGCATGGTCGCAGCTCGCCTCGTGCGTTGTGCCTTGCGCGCCGCGGGCCATTGCAAAGTAGGTCGCAAGCGGGACCGGGCCGCCGTTCCAGCGATAGATTTCCGGTATCGCGCCGACCATCACTGACGTGTCGAGCATCTGGTCGTAGAAGGAGAAATCGTTCGACGGGATCACGTTGACGCCGAGTTTTTTCTGGCGCGCCCAGTTGGCGGCGCGAAGACCGGCGCCGGCTTCGATCAGCGCCTTCTCGTCGATCGCGCCGGACCAGAAACTTTCCAATGCGAATTTCAGCTCGCGGCGCGGGCCGATACGTGGTGTGCCGAGGGAAGCAACGGGAAGCGAGGAAGTGGAGATCGTGGAAGGAGACGACGTAGAAGATGGCGATGTAGAAGAAGACATTGGCTTAACCCCAAAAGTTGGGGGCAAAGGCCGAAGTGACACGTCTGGATTCCGCGGACGGCGGAGCGCGCGCGGAATCGCAACCGCACCACCGGGACACCCCGCCCGAGGACGTGTATGTTGTCGAGGCAGGTCTCCTGGCTCGCGGGTCAGTGCTGCTGTCCGGCCTTCCCGAAACCACGCAAGGTCTCAGTGACTTTGTTGGACAGCGGCTCGCCGCTTACAGTTGCGGGGGCAGCTCCGGCTTTGGCTTTTCGGCCGCACCGGCTTCCCTCTTAGCTTCGGGCCGAATGAGCCCGAAGAACCACGACGGGTTCAGTTAAGGTCAACGGCGATCTCAGTCAATACGAGATCGGGTGGCGCCGACCGCATTGGCTTTTCAATGAATTCCATATCGACCGGCAAGATGACGGAACAGTTCACCTCTGCGGCATGCCTGTGGGAACGATGGTTCTGATGATGGAGGCGTCGAGCGCTTCGTAATCGTGCAGCCCGATCGTTGCGTAAAGTTCGGCGCGCGTCTGCATCTGGTCGAGCATCTTGCAGGTGCTGCCATAGCGTTTGAGGGCGGCGAACAGATTCTGCTGGGCCTTGTTGGCGACGCGGAGCGACGATACCGGCCAGATCACCATGCGATAGCCCATGGCCTCGAACTCGGACGCGGTGAAGAACGGCGTCTTGCCGAACTCGGTCATGTTCGCCAGCATCGGAACGCCGGGAATGCGCCTGGCGAACTCCTGGAACATCTCGCGCGAAATCATTGCTTCCGGGAAGATCGCATCCGCTCCCGCTTCCAGATAGAGCTTTGCACGCGCTACCGCGCCGTCCATGCCTTCGCTGGCTGCGGCGTCCGTTCTCGCAATCAGATAGAGATGACGCCGCGCCTTGGCAGCGGCGGCGACCTTGGCCGCCATGTCGCGCGCATCCGCCAGCTTCTTGTCGTTGAGATGGCCGCATTTTTTCGGAAGCAACTGGTCCTCGATGTGAACGGCCGCGGCACCGGCGTCCTCGAAGGTGCGCACCATGTTCATGACGTTGAGCGCTTCGCCATAGCCGGTGTCGCCATCGACCAGCACCGGCAGGCCGCTGGCGCGCGCCACCTGGCGGATGAAGAAGGCGACTTCCTCGATCGTGATGATGCCGAGATCCGGCAGGCCCATCGATGCTGTCATCGCCGCGCCGGACAGATAGAGCGCGGAAAAGCCCGCGTC includes these proteins:
- the ftsH gene encoding ATP-dependent zinc metalloprotease FtsH, yielding MNANLRNFALWVIIVLLLLALFTLFQNPGQRTSSQDISFSQLLSEVDQNRVRDVVIQGPDIHGTFTNGSSFQTYAPNDPTLVKRLYDGKVSITAKPPGDNVPWFVSLLVSWLPFIALIGVWIFLSRQMQGGAGKAMGFGKSRAKMLTEAHGRVTFEDVAGVDEAKQDLQEIVEFLRDPGKFQRLGGRIPRGVLLVGPPGTGKTLIARAVAGEANVPFFTISGSDFVEMFVGVGASRVRDMFEQAKKNAPCIIFIDEIDAVGRHRGAGLGGGNDEREQTLNQLLVEMDGFEANEGVILIAATNRPDVLDPALLRPGRFDRQVVVPNPDVVGREQILKVHVRKVPLAPDINLKTIARGTPGFSGADLMNLVNEAALTAARRNKRMVTQAEFEEAKDKVMMGAERKSLVMTEEEKLLTAFHEGGHAIVGLNVVATDPIHKATIIPRGRALGMVMQLPERDKLSMSLEQMTSRLAIMMGGRVAEELVFGKEKVTSGASSDIEQATRLARMMVTRWGLSEALGTVSYGENQDEVFLGMSVSRTQNASEATVQKIDTEIRRFVEEGYNEATRILTEKREDLETLAKGLLEFETLSGDEIQDLLNGKKPNRESVLEPSTPRASAVPPAGKPRPRPDPDPGLEPQPQA
- the tilS gene encoding tRNA lysidine(34) synthetase TilS, producing the protein MPDPDQSPISVPQAKALFAQWKAAPALVLAVSGGPDSLALMWLAARWRRALSRGPRLIAVTVDHGLRPEAAREARDVKRIARTLDLPHRTLRWTGTKPKTGLPAAARAARYRLLAKAAQASGATHILTAHTRDDQAETLLMRMLRGSGIAGLAAMARETEREGVWLARPLLDVPKSRLVATLGKAKIAFADDPTNRDMNFTRPRLRALMPALVEEGGDSRNLARLATRLARANAAIEVLADGAERYLALRDRDDASRFGFDAAAFAGLPEEIRLRLLKRAIDRAGHEGPAELGKVEALLAVLDRAIANGERQTRLKQTLAGAAISLTKGRIHVDSAPPRRGNRA
- the metE gene encoding 5-methyltetrahydropteroyltriglutamate--homocysteine S-methyltransferase, whose product is MSSSTSPSSTSSPSTISTSSLPVASLGTPRIGPRRELKFALESFWSGAIDEKALIEAGAGLRAANWARQKKLGVNVIPSNDFSFYDQMLDTSVMVGAIPEIYRWNGGPVPLATYFAMARGAQGTTHEASCDHAHHGHDAAHGVPAQEMTKWFDTNYHYMVPELTKDQQFTLASRKPIEEYDEAKALGYQTRPVLVGPVTFLKLAKSKDASFNPLSLLDRLLPVYIDVLRELAYRGAEWVQIDEPCLVLDLDIVAQQALRYAYTEIANAVPQLKIMLATYFGGLAGNRDTALALPIAGLHLDLVRAPEQIDGLADFPDDRVLSLGIIDGRNIWRADLSRILDRLAPVIAKRGRERVQIAPSCSLLHVPIDLALETGLDSEVTSWLAFSVQKLEELTTLGTALAGGRGAVEASLKASDQAAAARKASPRIHNAKVAARIAGIDDAMRRRASPFADRAGVQHERFNLPAFPTTTIGSFPQTPEVRKARAAHASGTLTDEVYKVYLQDQTAQAVEWQETIGLDVLVHGEFERNDMVQYFGEQLAGFAFTTHGWVQSYGSRYVRPPVLFGDVSRPKPMTVEWWQYAQSLTKKPMKAMLTGPVTILNWSFVRDDIARSETCRQIALAIRDEVADLEAAGAGMIQIDEAALREGLPLRKSEWKAYLDWAVDAFRLCSSGVRDETQIHTHMCYSEFNDIIGAIGAMDADVISIETSRSKMELLDAFRDYRYPNEIGPGVYDIHSPRVPEIGEMTGLLKLARARLSDAQIWINPDCGLKTRKWEEVRPALVNMVAAARELRALA
- the prpB gene encoding methylisocitrate lyase, with translation MVYLLGTDLADRPAGVRFRDLLDKPGILQMPGTHNGMAALQARDAGFSALYLSGAAMTASMGLPDLGIITIEEVAFFIRQVARASGLPVLVDGDTGYGEALNVMNMVRTFEDAGAAAVHIEDQLLPKKCGHLNDKKLADARDMAAKVAAAAKARRHLYLIARTDAAASEGMDGAVARAKLYLEAGADAIFPEAMISREMFQEFARRIPGVPMLANMTEFGKTPFFTASEFEAMGYRMVIWPVSSLRVANKAQQNLFAALKRYGSTCKMLDQMQTRAELYATIGLHDYEALDASIIRTIVPTGMPQR
- a CDS encoding DUF892 family protein, encoding MYHHVKKLMFTVRVDEPDPRFGNMLLEQFGGANGELAAAMQYSIQGLNCEDPDRKDLLMDIGTEELSHLEIVGTLARMHLKPMKFDRQAAEADPLVAIAGGGGVNLFNSQGNAWTADYLKVTGELDVDLRSNIAAEARAKIVYERLINFCDDAGTKDALQFLMTREITHMKAFSLALESMSKPAFSIGRIAPTPGLVDQFFNDSTGTGEHGEIDTRGPWNEGNGWVFTESPAIQAEQGAASAIVTESSPPADEAGLNDLLIDELRDILHAEKQLTKALPKMAEAARFDQLRELFEQHLVETENQVERINECFDLLGKTARAKPCKGMMGLIEEGQEVMAEGEKKEDAAADLALIGAAQRVEHYEMSAYTTAKNIAQQLRHSAVVALLSKSLAEEENSDQLLNQVARSLMSVARMPAAIEQAE
- the ybgF gene encoding tol-pal system protein YbgF, which encodes MSSRFLNAAGAAAIAAMLGLSVQTSSAQITFPWERSPQSSPQVQGQSDDADLEMRIQRLETQLRQLTGQNEELQYRNRQLEDRLRQLGAAPPAPGGQPPTAQPSVAAAPPPVQPGPPQGQQGYPQQGYPQQGARQQQGYPQAQPGYDQQPQIASPAPIAQDPAAPQAGGRRRGDAFDPSQNPNAPGAPRALGGGQMPIGNEASIGAPSGRGPGEPLNLGGPRDPGGAFPPPVAAAPPPRGPGPGASAALTTLPPSATSKDEFDLGIGYMQRKDYALAEATMKNFAQKYPSDPLVADSQYWLGESHFQRQQYRDAAEAFLGVTTKFDKSGKAPDALLRLGQSLAALKEKEAACAALGEVTRKYPRASAGVKAAVDREQKRVKC